In Zea mays cultivar B73 chromosome 7, Zm-B73-REFERENCE-NAM-5.0, whole genome shotgun sequence, the following proteins share a genomic window:
- the LOC103632885 gene encoding peroxidase 1 has product MVRALSVAPSLAGPLLRMHFHDCFVRGCDGSVLLDSTANNTAEKDAKPNLTLRGFGFIERVKTAVEKACPDTVSCADVLALMARDAVWPSKGPFWAVPLGRRDGRVSISNETDQLLPPTGNFTELAQLFGAKGLDTRDLAVLSAGHTIGTSSHCFSFSDRLYNFTGLDDARDTDPELDRAYMARLRAKCASLDDNTTLVEMDPGSFRTFDLGYYANVAKRRGLFHSDAQLLADPSTRAYVLRHATGAHRDEFFADFAASMIKMGAVSVLTGGQGEVRKKCNVVN; this is encoded by the exons ATGGTGCGCGCGCTCTCCGTCGCGCCCAGCCTCGCCGGGCCGCTCCTCAGGATGCACTTCCACGACTGCTTCGTCAGG GGGTGCGACGGCTCGGTGCTCCTCGACTCCACGGCGAACAACACCGCGGAGAAGGACGCGAAGCCGAACCTGACGCTGCGCGGCTTCGGCTTCATCGAGAGGGTCAAGACCGCGGTGGAGAAGGCGTGCCCTGACACCGTCTCCTGCGCCGACGTGCTGGCTCTCATGGCCAGGGACGCAGTGTGGCCG AGCAAGGGCCCGTTCTGGGCAGTCCCGCTGGGGCGGCGGGACGGCAGGGTGTCCATCTCCAACGAGACCGACCAGCTGCTGCCGCCCACGGGCAACTTCACGGAGCTGGCCCAGCTGTTCGGCGCCAAGGGCCTGGACACCAGGGACCTGGCGGTGCTGTCGGCCGGCCACACCATCGGCACGTCGTCGCACTGCTTCTCCTTCTCGGACCGCCTCTACAACTTCACGGGCCTGGACGACGCCCGCGACACCGACCCGGAGCTGGACCGGGCGTACATGGCGCGCCTCCGCGCCAAGTgcgccagcctggacgacaacacCACGCTGGTGGAGATGGACCCCGGCAGCTTCCGGACCTTCGACCTGGGCTACTACGCCAACGTGGCCAAGCGCAGGGGCCTCTTCCACTCCGACGCCCAGCTGCTCGCCGACCCTTCCACCCGCGCCTACGTGCTCCGCCACGCCACGGGTGCCCACAGGGACGAGTTCTTCGCCGACTTCGCCGCGTCCATGATCAAGATGGGCGCCGTCAGCGTGCTCACCGGCGGCCAGGGCGAGGTCAGGAAGAAGTGCAACGTCGTCAACTAA